In Deltaproteobacteria bacterium, the DNA window GCCCACGCCGAAAAAATCCGCACGGCGATCCCGCAGGCTAACTTAAACTATCTCTCGATCTACGTCGCCGACGCGCGCGGCTTCTTCAAAGACGAAGGGCTCGATAATGAAACCGTGGTCATCTCCGGCCCGCTGTCCATCGCCGCGTTGCTCAGCGGCGACGTTGACTACAGCGGCGCCGGCGGCAGCGGCATGCGCGCCGCGCTCAAAGGCGCACCGCTCAAGGGTTTCTATTTTCAATCGGAGAAGGTTACTTTTTACTTGGTCGCCGATCCGAGCATAAAATCCACCGCCGACTTGAAAAGCAAAAGAGTCGCCATCGGCAGCGCCGGCGATACGCAGGACCGGATGATCACCATGTTCGCCGAACGCGGCGGAGTGAGCAGCCGCGACATCGTCCGCATCGCCGTCGGCGCCGATACCGCGACGAGAATTCTCACGATCAAAAGCGGCAATGCCCATGCCACCACTGTCGATCCCGGTGGGTTGGTTTTCGCGCAGAAAGAAGGTCTCGTTTCGCTCGGCTTTCTCGGTGATCTATTTCCTATGCCGTTTCAAGGTTTTGTCACCGCGGAAAAAAAGCTGCGTGACAATCCGGCGCAGGTCAAACGCTGGCTCAAGGGCGCGATCCGCGGCTTGATGTTCGTCCGCGATCGACCTGAAGAAGCTGTCGACCTCGGCATCAAAAAACTTCAGTTGGGCAAAGCCACCCGCGCCATGGTCGTCGAAGGTGTGAAGAACTACGTCCGCGCCCTACCCCAAGGCGTGCCCGGACTACCGAGCGCCGAAGGGGTGAAAAATTTCCTCGAATACGACATCAAGATTCCCCTCGGCATCAAAGAGGATATTCCCGCCGAGCGTTTGTTGAACTTGCAACTCGTCGAAGAAGTCAAAAAAGAACTGGAAGCCGCGCAAAGGAGAATTAGCAAATGACCTCGGAACAAGATCTACGCGAACAGTTGGCGCTGTGCACGCGCATTTTTGCCATGCAAAGCATGATCGGCCTGTTCGGCCACGTGAGCGTGTACCAGCCGGAGACCAAGACGGTTTTCATCACGCCGGGCATGGGCTCGGACAAGGGCAGCCTCACGCCGGAAGAGATAGTGCCCTGCGACTTGAGCGGCAAACCGCTCGCCGGCAAAGAAGGGCCGCCGGTGGAATGGCCGATTCACACCGCGCTGCACGGCGCCCGCGCCGATGCTCTGGCGGTGGCGCACTTGCATACACCCCACGCGACGCTGTTCGCCATCGCTAAAAGAAAATTTCAACCCGTCACGCTGCAAGGAGCGATCTTCGCCGACGGCGTGCCGCTCTATCCCGAAGCGCAGTTGATCACCAATCCGCAACGCGGCGACGCATTAATGAAGGTCATCGGCGACAAACGCGCCGCGCTCTTGCGCGGCCACGGCATCGTCGTCGTCGGGCAAAATCTCCAAGAAGTGCTTTACAGCGCGCTAGTCTTGGAAGACGACACGAAAAAAACTTTGCAAGCCGCCACCCTCGGCGAAGTCGGCACCATCAGCGCTGAAGAGTGCAAAGAGTTCGCTGCCGAGATCGCCTTGGAGCGACGCGC includes these proteins:
- a CDS encoding ABC transporter substrate-binding protein; amino-acid sequence: MKIFHTTIAVFMLFALATSVAHAEKIRTAIPQANLNYLSIYVADARGFFKDEGLDNETVVISGPLSIAALLSGDVDYSGAGGSGMRAALKGAPLKGFYFQSEKVTFYLVADPSIKSTADLKSKRVAIGSAGDTQDRMITMFAERGGVSSRDIVRIAVGADTATRILTIKSGNAHATTVDPGGLVFAQKEGLVSLGFLGDLFPMPFQGFVTAEKKLRDNPAQVKRWLKGAIRGLMFVRDRPEEAVDLGIKKLQLGKATRAMVVEGVKNYVRALPQGVPGLPSAEGVKNFLEYDIKIPLGIKEDIPAERLLNLQLVEEVKKELEAAQRRISK
- a CDS encoding class II aldolase/adducin family protein, encoding MTSEQDLREQLALCTRIFAMQSMIGLFGHVSVYQPETKTVFITPGMGSDKGSLTPEEIVPCDLSGKPLAGKEGPPVEWPIHTALHGARADALAVAHLHTPHATLFAIAKRKFQPVTLQGAIFADGVPLYPEAQLITNPQRGDALMKVIGDKRAALLRGHGIVVVGQNLQEVLYSALVLEDDTKKTLQAATLGEVGTISAEECKEFAAEIALERRAGRAWNYFRSLEARWDRQPSTGRSELFP